A portion of the Blastochloris tepida genome contains these proteins:
- the radA gene encoding DNA repair protein RadA, translating to MAKRTTTFVCQACGAVYTRWQGKCDACGEWNTIAEEASPLASAPAAQRPGRKGRLVALETLAGGSADAPRTPSGIHELDRVTGGGFVRGSVILIGGDPGIGKSTLLIQAAAAMAGRGERVVYVSGEEATGQVRLRAERLGLAGAKVALAAETNVEDILATLSDDPPPRLAVIDSIQTMWTDAVDSAPGTVAQVRGSAQALIRYAKTSGAAVILVGHVTKDGQIAGPRVVEHMVDAVLSFEGEGGHHFRILRALKNRFGPTDEIGVFEMTGRGLAEVANPSELFLSERDLGAPGTAVFAGMEGTRPLLVEIQALVAPSPLGTPRRAVVGWDSNRLAMVIAVLEAHCGVRLGQHDVYLNVAGGLRIGEPAADLAAAAALVSSLTGAALPADAVYFGEVSLSGAIRPVAHAAARLKEAMKLGFKRAVCPEGGREPVEPGLALAATGALAGLVADIAAEAPRRERREDPRREREESPRRERKDDPRRERNEPPRRESPDRPPAVTSRRQDG from the coding sequence ATGGCCAAGCGCACCACGACCTTCGTCTGCCAAGCCTGCGGCGCGGTCTATACCCGCTGGCAGGGCAAGTGCGACGCCTGCGGCGAGTGGAACACCATCGCCGAGGAGGCGAGCCCGCTCGCCAGCGCGCCGGCGGCGCAGCGCCCCGGCCGCAAGGGCCGCCTCGTGGCGCTGGAGACGCTGGCCGGCGGCAGCGCCGATGCGCCGCGCACCCCGAGCGGCATCCATGAGCTCGACCGCGTCACCGGCGGCGGCTTCGTGCGCGGCTCGGTGATCCTGATCGGCGGCGACCCCGGCATCGGCAAGTCGACGCTGCTGATCCAGGCCGCCGCCGCCATGGCCGGCCGCGGCGAGCGGGTGGTCTATGTCTCGGGCGAGGAGGCGACCGGGCAAGTGCGGCTGCGCGCCGAGCGGCTGGGCCTTGCCGGCGCCAAGGTGGCGCTCGCCGCCGAGACCAATGTCGAGGACATTCTGGCGACGCTTTCCGACGATCCGCCGCCGCGGCTGGCGGTGATCGATTCGATCCAGACCATGTGGACCGACGCGGTGGACTCGGCGCCGGGCACGGTGGCCCAGGTGCGCGGCTCGGCCCAGGCGCTGATCCGCTACGCCAAGACCAGCGGCGCGGCGGTGATCCTGGTCGGCCACGTCACCAAGGACGGCCAGATCGCCGGCCCGCGCGTGGTCGAGCACATGGTGGATGCGGTACTCTCGTTCGAGGGCGAGGGCGGCCACCATTTCCGCATTCTGCGCGCGCTCAAGAACCGCTTCGGCCCGACCGACGAGATCGGCGTGTTCGAGATGACCGGCCGCGGCCTCGCCGAGGTGGCCAACCCCTCCGAGCTGTTCCTGTCGGAGCGCGATCTCGGCGCGCCGGGCACCGCGGTGTTTGCCGGCATGGAGGGCACGCGGCCGCTCCTGGTCGAGATCCAGGCGCTGGTGGCGCCGAGCCCGCTCGGCACGCCGCGCCGCGCGGTGGTGGGGTGGGATTCCAACCGGCTGGCCATGGTGATCGCCGTGCTGGAGGCCCATTGCGGCGTGCGGCTTGGCCAGCACGACGTCTATCTCAACGTCGCCGGCGGCCTGCGCATCGGCGAGCCCGCCGCCGATCTCGCCGCCGCCGCGGCGCTGGTGTCCTCGCTCACCGGAGCGGCGCTGCCGGCGGACGCGGTCTATTTCGGCGAGGTGAGCCTGTCGGGGGCGATCCGGCCGGTGGCGCATGCGGCGGCCCGCCTCAAGGAGGCGATGAAGCTCGGCTTCAAGCGCGCGGTGTGCCCGGAGGGCGGACGCGAGCCGGTCGAGCCGGGGCTCGCGCTCGCCGCGACCGGCGCGCTTGCCGGCCTCGTCGCCGACATCGCAGCCGAGGCGCCGCGCCGTGAGCGGAGGGAAGACCCGCGGCGCGAGCGGGAGGAGTCGCCGCGGCGCGAGCGCAAAGATGACCCGCGGCGCGAGCGGAACGAACCACCGCGCCGCGAAAGCCCCGATCGTCCCCCGGCTGTCACAAGCCGGCGACAAGACGGGTGA
- a CDS encoding CvpA family protein, producing the protein MPLTPLDIALLVIMLISGLLAMVRGLVRELFSIGSWIAAGAAAAVFYPQVLPFARQYISHDTLALAASAAGIFLVTLLVVWILTAQISDAILDSRIGALDRSLGFVFGLGRGLIVMVVAFLFLTWLLEDKQPAWIKEAKSYTVLRSTGDWLMSLLPDDPEAMLRNLKPPKDDAEPAAQPRPPGTKP; encoded by the coding sequence ATGCCGCTGACCCCTCTCGACATCGCATTGCTCGTCATCATGCTGATCTCCGGGCTGCTCGCCATGGTGCGCGGGCTGGTCCGGGAACTGTTCTCGATCGGCTCCTGGATCGCCGCCGGTGCCGCCGCGGCGGTGTTCTATCCGCAGGTGCTGCCGTTCGCCCGCCAGTACATCAGCCATGACACGCTGGCGCTCGCCGCCTCGGCCGCCGGCATCTTCCTCGTCACGCTGCTGGTGGTGTGGATCCTCACCGCCCAGATTTCCGACGCCATCCTGGACAGCCGGATCGGCGCGCTCGACCGCTCGCTCGGCTTCGTGTTCGGGCTCGGGCGCGGCCTGATCGTGATGGTGGTCGCCTTCCTGTTCCTGACCTGGCTCCTGGAGGACAAGCAGCCGGCCTGGATCAAGGAGGCCAAGTCCTACACAGTGCTGCGCTCCACCGGCGACTGGCTGATGTCGCTGCTGCCGGACGATCCCGAGGCGATGCTGCGCAACCTGAAGCCGCCCAAGGATGACGCCGAGCCCGCCGCCCAGCCGCGCCCCCCGGGCACGAAACCGTGA
- the purF gene encoding amidophosphoribosyltransferase, whose amino-acid sequence MHDMIGRDEDLDGDTLREECGVFGIFGHPDAAAITALGLHALQHRGQEAAGIVTFDGQRFHSERRLGLVGDTFSDPAVIAQLAGDSAIGHVRYSTTGETILRNVQPLFAEIDGGGFAIGHNGNLTNGLTLRHQLVKDGAICQSTTDTEVMLHLVARSKRNRFIDRFVEGLRQLEGAYAFVGLTNKKLIGARDPNGIRPLVLGMLDGHPILTSETCALDIIGARYVRDVENGEVIVVSEEGVESVKPFPPMPPRPCIFEFIYFARPDSVVGGKSVYQVRKAFGRELARETAVEADVVVPVPDSGVPAAIGYAQHSGVPYELGIIRNHYVGRTFIQPTQTIREMGVRLKHSANRAVVNGKRIVLVDDSLVRGTTSVKIVQMMRDAGAREVHFRIASPPITHPDYYGIDTPERDKLLAANHDLDGMRHYIGADTLAFLSVDGLYRAMGVEQRDPSRPQFTDHCFTGEYPTALTDRNGEAPPPRQLSLLAEAS is encoded by the coding sequence ATGCACGACATGATCGGGCGCGATGAGGATTTGGACGGCGACACCCTGCGCGAGGAGTGCGGGGTGTTCGGCATTTTCGGCCATCCCGATGCCGCCGCCATCACCGCGCTGGGCCTGCACGCGCTGCAGCACCGCGGCCAGGAGGCCGCCGGCATCGTCACCTTCGACGGCCAGCGCTTCCATTCCGAACGCCGGCTCGGCCTCGTCGGCGACACCTTCTCCGACCCCGCCGTCATCGCCCAGCTTGCCGGCGATTCGGCGATCGGCCACGTGCGCTACTCCACCACCGGCGAGACCATCCTACGCAACGTCCAGCCGCTGTTCGCCGAGATCGACGGCGGCGGCTTCGCCATCGGCCACAATGGCAACCTCACCAACGGCCTGACGCTGCGTCATCAATTGGTCAAGGACGGCGCCATCTGCCAGTCGACCACCGACACCGAGGTGATGCTGCACCTCGTCGCCCGCTCCAAGCGCAACCGCTTCATCGACCGCTTCGTCGAGGGCCTGCGCCAGCTCGAGGGCGCCTACGCCTTCGTCGGCCTGACCAACAAGAAGCTGATCGGCGCCCGCGATCCCAACGGCATCCGGCCGCTGGTGCTGGGCATGCTCGACGGCCACCCGATCCTGACCTCGGAGACCTGCGCGCTCGACATCATCGGCGCGCGCTATGTGCGCGACGTCGAGAATGGCGAAGTGATCGTGGTGTCGGAGGAGGGCGTGGAGAGCGTGAAGCCGTTCCCGCCGATGCCGCCGCGGCCCTGCATCTTCGAATTCATCTATTTCGCCCGGCCCGATTCGGTGGTGGGCGGCAAGTCGGTCTATCAGGTGCGCAAGGCCTTCGGCCGCGAGCTGGCGCGCGAGACGGCGGTGGAGGCCGACGTGGTGGTGCCGGTACCCGATTCCGGCGTGCCGGCGGCGATCGGCTATGCCCAGCATTCCGGCGTGCCCTACGAGCTCGGCATCATCCGCAACCATTATGTCGGGCGCACCTTCATCCAGCCGACCCAGACCATCCGCGAGATGGGGGTGCGGCTGAAGCACTCGGCCAACCGGGCGGTGGTCAACGGCAAGCGCATCGTGCTGGTCGACGATTCGCTGGTGCGCGGCACCACCTCGGTGAAGATCGTGCAGATGATGCGCGATGCCGGCGCCCGCGAGGTGCACTTCCGCATCGCCTCGCCGCCGATCACCCACCCCGACTATTACGGCATCGACACGCCCGAGCGCGACAAGCTGCTCGCCGCCAATCACGACCTCGACGGCATGCGCCACTATATCGGCGCCGACACGCTGGCCTTCCTGTCGGTGGACGGGCTCTACCGCGCCATGGGGGTGGAGCAGCGCGACCCATCGCGGCCGCAATTCACCGACCACTGCTTCACCGGCGAGTACCCGACCGCGCTGACCGACCGCAACGGCGAGGCGCCGCCGCCGCGCCAGCTGTCGCTGCTGGCGGAGGCGAGTTGA
- a CDS encoding SDR family NAD(P)-dependent oxidoreductase, which yields MDRPLAGRIALVTGASRGIGRATALALAKAGAHVIAIARTEGGLTELDDEIRAATGESATLVPLDVKDGDGLDRLAAAVWERWKKLDILVANAATLGPISPLAHVEVDHWDHLIAVNITATWRVIRAMDPLLRASDAGRVVLLSSGVAQSPRAYWGPYALTKAAVDCMGRTYAAEVATTPVKVNLFNPGPTRTKMRATAMPGEDPETLPPPEAPAEKIVEMCLPSFTDSGRIYEFKTRTLKSFQPPV from the coding sequence ATGGACCGTCCGCTCGCCGGCCGCATCGCTTTGGTCACCGGCGCCTCGCGCGGCATCGGCCGCGCCACCGCCCTCGCGCTCGCCAAGGCCGGCGCCCACGTCATCGCCATTGCCCGTACCGAGGGCGGCCTCACCGAGCTCGACGACGAGATCCGCGCGGCCACCGGCGAGAGCGCGACCCTGGTGCCGCTCGACGTCAAGGATGGCGACGGGCTCGACCGGCTCGCCGCCGCCGTCTGGGAGCGCTGGAAGAAGCTCGACATCCTGGTGGCCAATGCCGCGACGCTGGGGCCGATCTCGCCGCTCGCCCATGTCGAGGTCGATCACTGGGACCATCTGATCGCGGTCAATATCACCGCCACCTGGCGGGTGATCCGCGCCATGGACCCGCTCCTGCGCGCCTCGGACGCCGGCCGGGTGGTGCTGCTGTCGTCCGGCGTCGCCCAGTCGCCGCGCGCCTATTGGGGGCCGTACGCGCTGACCAAGGCCGCGGTCGACTGCATGGGCCGCACCTATGCCGCCGAGGTCGCCACCACGCCGGTGAAGGTCAATCTGTTCAATCCCGGCCCCACCCGCACCAAGATGCGCGCCACCGCCATGCCGGGCGAGGACCCCGAGACGCTGCCGCCGCCCGAGGCCCCGGCCGAGAAGATCGTCGAGATGTGCCTGCCGAGCTTCACCGACTCCGGCCGCATCTACGAATTCAAGACCCGGACGCTGAAGAGCTTCCAGCCGCCGGTGTGA
- a CDS encoding orotate phosphoribosyltransferase, whose translation MTDPFHGKRLIARETARMLLEVKAVLFNATEPFRFTSGRMSPVYIDGRKLISFPRLRRRLMEFAVTTLEREVGYEAFDAVAGGETAGIPYAAWMADRLDLPMLYVRKKPKGFGRNAQIEGDLKEGQRVLLVEDLATDAGSKINFVSGLRNGGAVVEHAFVVFFYGIFPVAETKLAELGIKLHYLATWWDVLQVAKDGGYFDAHTLGEVEAFLNAPEPWSLAHGGVPVEAA comes from the coding sequence ATGACCGACCCGTTCCACGGCAAGCGCCTGATCGCCCGCGAGACCGCCCGCATGCTGCTCGAGGTCAAGGCGGTGCTGTTCAATGCGACCGAGCCGTTCCGCTTCACCTCGGGCCGCATGAGCCCGGTCTATATCGACGGCCGCAAGCTGATCTCGTTTCCGCGCCTGCGGCGGCGGCTGATGGAGTTCGCGGTCACCACGCTGGAGCGCGAGGTCGGCTACGAGGCGTTCGACGCGGTGGCGGGCGGCGAGACGGCGGGCATCCCCTATGCCGCCTGGATGGCCGACAGGCTCGACCTGCCGATGCTCTATGTGCGCAAGAAGCCCAAGGGCTTCGGCCGCAACGCCCAGATCGAGGGTGATCTGAAGGAGGGCCAGCGCGTGCTGCTGGTCGAGGATCTCGCCACCGACGCCGGCTCGAAAATCAATTTCGTCAGCGGCCTGCGCAATGGCGGCGCGGTGGTCGAGCACGCCTTCGTGGTGTTCTTCTACGGCATCTTCCCGGTGGCGGAGACCAAGCTCGCCGAGCTCGGCATCAAGCTGCACTACCTCGCCACCTGGTGGGACGTGCTGCAGGTGGCCAAGGACGGCGGCTATTTCGACGCCCACACCCTGGGCGAGGTCGAGGCCTTCCTCAACGCGCCCGAGCCATGGTCGCTCGCCCATGGCGGGGTGCCGGTCGAGGCCGCCTGA
- the pyrC gene encoding dihydroorotase: MANPTTITIRRPDDWHLHLRDGVMLAAVLPFTASQFSRAVIMPNLVPPVRRAAEACAYRSRILAALPHGLNFHPLMTCYLTDETDPDDLIEGQRTGAFFAAKLYPANATTNSQFGVTDLERLNRVLEAMEFAGMPLLVHGEVTDPAVDIFDREAVFIERVLGPIRRRFPALRITLEHVTTADGVAFVEEAGERTGGSVTPHHLTFSRNAMFQGGLRPHFYCLPVAKRERHRQALRAAVTSGHPRFFLGTDSAPHLRSAKESACGCAGLFCAPTALAAYAQVFAEEGALDKFEAFAAENGARFYGLPLNADRITLTAEETDVPEDVPVQGLGTLHPFLGGTRIGWRVDGRPVPARSDAKSG; the protein is encoded by the coding sequence ATGGCCAATCCCACCACCATCACCATTCGCCGGCCGGACGACTGGCACCTGCATCTGCGCGACGGTGTCATGCTGGCCGCCGTGCTGCCCTTCACCGCCAGCCAGTTCAGCCGCGCGGTGATCATGCCCAATCTGGTGCCGCCGGTCCGCCGCGCCGCCGAGGCCTGCGCCTATCGCTCGCGCATCCTGGCGGCGCTGCCGCACGGGCTGAATTTTCACCCGCTGATGACCTGCTACCTGACCGACGAGACCGATCCCGACGATCTGATCGAAGGCCAGCGCACCGGCGCCTTCTTCGCCGCCAAGCTCTACCCCGCCAACGCCACCACCAATTCGCAGTTCGGCGTCACCGACCTCGAACGGCTGAACCGCGTGCTGGAGGCGATGGAGTTCGCCGGCATGCCGCTGCTGGTCCATGGCGAGGTCACCGATCCCGCCGTCGACATCTTCGACCGCGAGGCGGTGTTCATCGAGCGGGTGCTCGGGCCGATCCGCCGCCGCTTCCCGGCGCTGCGCATCACGCTGGAGCACGTCACCACCGCCGACGGCGTGGCCTTCGTCGAAGAGGCCGGCGAGCGCACCGGCGGCTCGGTGACGCCCCACCACCTCACCTTCAGCCGCAACGCCATGTTCCAGGGGGGCTTGCGGCCGCATTTCTATTGCCTGCCGGTCGCCAAGCGCGAGCGCCACCGTCAGGCGCTGCGCGCCGCCGTCACCTCGGGCCATCCCCGCTTCTTCCTCGGCACCGACAGCGCCCCGCATCTGCGCAGCGCCAAGGAGAGCGCCTGCGGCTGCGCCGGCCTGTTCTGCGCGCCCACCGCGCTTGCCGCCTACGCCCAGGTGTTCGCCGAGGAAGGCGCGCTGGACAAGTTCGAGGCGTTCGCCGCCGAGAACGGCGCCCGCTTCTACGGCCTGCCGCTCAATGCCGACCGCATCACTTTGACCGCCGAGGAGACCGATGTGCCGGAGGACGTGCCGGTGCAGGGGCTCGGCACGCTGCACCCCTTCCTGGGGGGAACCCGCATCGGCTGGCGCGTCGATGGTCGGCCGGTGCCCGCCCGCTCTGACGCGAAATCCGGCTGA
- a CDS encoding O-antigen ligase family protein, with translation MLTFWLYGASGIVDAMLGYSPGAILSALAFLGLNYVIAFARFLFVIRHLSGERLGWRPAFAAYNVGQISSIFLFNIVGQSLGRAAMLARHGIGVDASVVGTYVERLVATAVLGLSAVLAAILLFGTIGLTLEGGFDYLLAVTVSLSIAAFFAWLLVLRGRQEWRVCTSIVPTGSLLWPTVLLTVIAQIAMGAAYWVLLSPHIAGIDSGQIAAALVIVMFTSSLPISFSGWGIRELSAAKALGLLGVVPTAAVAAALTIGTISLVIPLIGAAVSAILARVLPDSRPPEAGTAERVAVPGAAALVLILAFATAILVLFQIRVPFENHVATVSPGDAAALTALGLVGYLLWREQRGLTVLPPAVLGCLGVLSLVVGYALCIGYVRFGTIDWAWLNRGLGWIVCLGYVSVGAGVVLVAGDRGRLRVLAVFLVALLTVSLIQIGLYAAAHLQVFEEDWFNSSWIEGFALNRNAFGFQLAIGLVVAWLFVLRDAARGHWQRHWFSASCLLLATYLTLSRAAFVTLGVLIVLGVAFASGLRWQRLSVFAAALATATLLGTAAPTLEPLNGFAMAIGRQVAGDWTASNPVAEAAAKLAENRQSSDAERWQTINDGLALWRRHPLFGAGLGGYVHERLLRGESFQVVHSVPVWLLAEAGAVGLILALAGAGWVLLWLWRQRDGHTGIQARAAAMALAVFAIFGLVHDVFAQRSFWLVFGLLVAMNLPGRSSTTTASDAPNRESLSVAAGQTCDQDGINLLISRK, from the coding sequence ATGCTGACCTTCTGGCTTTATGGGGCCAGCGGCATCGTTGACGCCATGCTTGGTTACTCGCCGGGGGCGATCCTGTCGGCCCTGGCATTCCTCGGCCTCAACTACGTCATCGCCTTTGCCAGGTTTCTTTTTGTCATCAGGCATTTGTCGGGCGAGCGGCTCGGCTGGAGGCCGGCGTTCGCCGCCTACAATGTCGGCCAGATTTCCAGCATCTTCCTTTTCAACATCGTCGGACAGAGCCTGGGACGGGCCGCGATGCTCGCCCGCCACGGCATCGGGGTCGATGCCAGCGTCGTCGGAACCTATGTCGAGCGGCTGGTCGCCACGGCGGTGCTGGGCCTGTCCGCCGTCCTCGCCGCCATCCTGCTGTTCGGAACGATCGGCCTGACGCTCGAGGGCGGCTTCGACTATCTGCTCGCCGTCACCGTGTCGCTGAGCATTGCCGCGTTCTTCGCGTGGCTGCTGGTGCTGCGGGGCCGGCAGGAATGGCGCGTCTGCACCAGCATCGTGCCGACGGGATCGCTGCTGTGGCCGACGGTGCTCTTGACCGTGATCGCCCAGATCGCGATGGGGGCCGCCTATTGGGTGCTGCTCTCTCCCCACATCGCCGGCATCGATTCCGGCCAGATCGCCGCCGCCCTGGTGATCGTGATGTTCACCTCCAGCCTGCCGATCAGCTTCTCCGGCTGGGGAATCCGCGAACTCAGCGCCGCCAAGGCGCTGGGGCTCCTCGGCGTGGTGCCGACGGCAGCCGTCGCCGCGGCGCTGACGATCGGGACGATCTCGCTCGTCATTCCGCTGATCGGGGCCGCGGTATCCGCAATCCTGGCGCGCGTGCTGCCCGACAGCCGGCCGCCCGAGGCCGGCACCGCCGAGCGGGTCGCGGTCCCGGGCGCCGCGGCGCTCGTCCTGATCCTGGCGTTCGCGACCGCCATCCTGGTCCTGTTCCAGATTCGCGTACCGTTCGAGAACCATGTCGCGACGGTCAGCCCCGGCGATGCCGCGGCGCTCACCGCGCTCGGTCTTGTCGGCTACCTGCTGTGGCGTGAGCAGCGCGGGCTCACGGTCCTGCCGCCCGCAGTGCTGGGATGCCTCGGCGTTCTGAGCCTCGTGGTCGGTTATGCCCTCTGCATCGGCTATGTCCGCTTCGGCACGATCGACTGGGCCTGGCTCAATCGCGGGCTCGGCTGGATCGTCTGCCTGGGCTATGTTTCGGTCGGCGCCGGCGTGGTTCTGGTGGCGGGCGACCGCGGGCGACTTCGCGTCCTGGCCGTGTTCCTGGTCGCGCTGCTCACGGTCTCGCTCATTCAGATCGGCCTCTATGCGGCCGCGCACCTGCAGGTGTTCGAGGAAGACTGGTTCAACAGCAGCTGGATCGAAGGCTTCGCGCTCAACCGCAACGCCTTCGGGTTTCAACTCGCCATCGGCCTCGTGGTGGCGTGGCTGTTCGTTCTGCGCGATGCCGCTCGGGGACATTGGCAGCGGCACTGGTTCTCGGCCTCCTGCCTGCTCCTCGCCACCTACCTCACCCTGTCGCGCGCGGCCTTTGTCACGCTGGGCGTGCTGATCGTGCTGGGCGTCGCCTTCGCGTCTGGGCTGCGGTGGCAGCGCCTGTCGGTGTTCGCCGCCGCTCTCGCCACTGCGACCTTGCTGGGGACGGCGGCGCCGACCCTGGAGCCGCTCAACGGCTTCGCCATGGCAATCGGCCGGCAAGTCGCGGGCGATTGGACCGCAAGCAATCCGGTCGCCGAAGCGGCCGCGAAATTGGCGGAGAACCGCCAAAGCTCCGATGCCGAGAGGTGGCAGACCATCAATGACGGTCTGGCGCTGTGGCGCCGGCATCCGCTGTTCGGGGCAGGCCTCGGCGGCTATGTTCATGAGCGGTTGCTGCGCGGCGAGAGCTTCCAGGTCGTCCACAGCGTGCCGGTCTGGCTGCTCGCCGAAGCGGGAGCGGTCGGCCTGATCCTGGCGCTGGCCGGTGCCGGCTGGGTTCTGCTCTGGCTGTGGCGGCAGCGCGACGGCCACACCGGCATCCAGGCCCGCGCGGCCGCAATGGCGCTGGCCGTGTTCGCGATCTTCGGGCTGGTTCACGACGTCTTCGCCCAGCGATCCTTCTGGTTGGTGTTCGGGCTGCTCGTCGCCATGAACCTGCCTGGGCGTTCCTCAACGACGACTGCGAGCGACGCTCCCAACCGCGAGTCACTTTCCGTCGCCGCTGGGCAAACCTGTGATCAGGATGGCATCAATCTCTTGATATCCAGAAAATGA
- a CDS encoding nucleoside-diphosphate sugar epimerase/dehydratase, giving the protein MTCLAVLASFYVRFDAAGLEARWPALAVFLPLFAFYASLVYSFFSLYRAKWRFASLPDLSSIFRAVTVLALSLLVLDYILASSTFYNEFFFGKVTIALYWVFQIFLLGGPRIAYRYYRYARTRHGANVENATPALVLGRAHDAEVVVRAFESGAIKKLMPIAILSPNASDHDQSLRAVPVLGGFDLLEATVAEYEARGLRIGRLIVTPSALAPEAAPDTLLARARKLGLPISRMQPLEEGGTIRLAPIEVEDLLLRPTVAIDFSRLEAAVGGRRVLVTGGGGSIGAEICERVVAHRASHLMVVENAEPALHAVLETLAALDPATQVEGRIGDVRERARMDRLMAEFKPDLVFHAAALKHVPYLEADWIEGVKTNILGSVNVAEAAVAAGARAMVMISTDKAIEPVSVLGATKRFAEMYCQALDAELASGPTRLIAVRFGNVLGSNGSVVPKFKAQIAAGGPVTVTHPDMVRYFMTIREACNLVVTAASHALAPHASPDQDRISVYVLNMGQPVKILDLAERMIRLSGLEPGRDIEVAFTGVRPGERLNEILFAREEPTADIGIPGVVAAQPVFPPLAEMRRLVAEIEAAVETEDRARLFAAVRRAVTDFAQGPAAKPAAPAPAGAETA; this is encoded by the coding sequence ATGACGTGCCTCGCCGTCCTGGCGAGCTTCTATGTCCGGTTCGATGCCGCGGGGCTCGAGGCCCGCTGGCCGGCGCTGGCGGTGTTCCTGCCGCTGTTCGCGTTCTATGCCAGCCTCGTCTATTCGTTCTTCTCGCTCTATCGCGCCAAGTGGCGGTTCGCCTCGCTGCCGGACCTCTCCAGCATCTTCCGCGCGGTGACGGTGCTGGCGCTCAGCCTGCTGGTGCTCGACTACATTCTCGCATCTTCGACATTCTATAACGAGTTCTTCTTCGGCAAGGTCACCATCGCCCTCTACTGGGTATTTCAGATCTTCCTACTGGGCGGGCCGCGCATCGCCTATCGCTATTACCGTTATGCCCGCACCCGCCACGGCGCCAATGTCGAGAATGCGACGCCGGCCCTGGTGCTCGGCCGCGCCCATGATGCCGAGGTGGTGGTCCGCGCCTTCGAATCGGGCGCGATCAAGAAGCTGATGCCGATCGCCATCCTATCACCGAACGCCTCGGACCACGACCAGTCGTTGCGGGCGGTGCCGGTGCTGGGCGGCTTCGACCTGCTGGAGGCGACGGTCGCCGAATACGAGGCGCGGGGCCTGCGCATCGGCCGGCTGATCGTCACCCCCTCGGCGCTGGCGCCGGAGGCCGCGCCCGACACCCTGCTCGCCCGCGCCCGCAAGCTCGGCCTGCCGATCTCGCGCATGCAGCCGCTGGAGGAGGGCGGAACGATCCGCCTCGCGCCGATCGAGGTCGAGGATCTGCTGCTGCGGCCGACGGTGGCGATCGACTTCAGCCGGCTGGAGGCGGCGGTCGGCGGACGGCGGGTGCTGGTCACCGGCGGCGGCGGCTCGATCGGCGCCGAGATCTGCGAGCGCGTGGTGGCCCACCGCGCCTCGCATCTGATGGTGGTCGAGAATGCCGAGCCGGCGCTGCATGCGGTGCTGGAGACGCTCGCCGCGCTCGATCCCGCGACCCAGGTCGAGGGCCGCATCGGCGACGTGCGCGAGCGGGCGCGGATGGACCGGCTGATGGCCGAGTTCAAGCCCGATCTGGTGTTCCACGCCGCCGCTCTGAAGCACGTGCCCTATCTCGAGGCCGACTGGATCGAGGGGGTGAAGACCAACATCCTGGGCTCGGTGAACGTTGCCGAAGCCGCCGTCGCCGCCGGGGCCCGGGCGATGGTGATGATCTCGACCGATAAGGCGATCGAGCCGGTCTCGGTGCTCGGCGCCACCAAGCGCTTCGCCGAGATGTACTGCCAGGCGCTCGATGCCGAGCTGGCGTCGGGTCCGACCCGGCTGATCGCCGTGCGCTTCGGCAATGTGCTGGGCTCCAACGGCTCGGTGGTGCCGAAGTTCAAGGCGCAGATCGCCGCCGGCGGCCCGGTGACGGTCACCCACCCGGACATGGTGCGCTATTTCATGACCATCCGGGAGGCGTGCAATCTGGTGGTGACAGCGGCGAGCCACGCGCTCGCCCCCCACGCCTCGCCCGACCAGGACCGCATCTCGGTCTATGTGCTGAACATGGGCCAGCCGGTGAAGATCCTCGATCTGGCCGAGCGCATGATCAGGCTGTCCGGGCTCGAGCCGGGGCGCGACATCGAGGTCGCCTTCACCGGCGTGCGGCCCGGCGAGCGGCTGAACGAGATCCTGTTCGCCCGCGAGGAGCCGACCGCCGATATCGGCATCCCCGGCGTGGTGGCGGCCCAGCCGGTGTTCCCGCCGCTGGCCGAAATGCGGCGGCTGGTGGCCGAGATCGAGGCGGCGGTGGAGACCGAGGACCGCGCCCGGCTGTTCGCGGCGGTCCGCCGGGCGGTGACGGATTTCGCGCAAGGTCCGGCCGCGAAGCCCGCGGCACCGGCGCCGGCCGGCGCCGAAACCGCATGA